The genome window CCTTCTCGCCCATGGGGCCTGAAGTGCTCATTTCCCCACTGGCAGTGTTATATTACCCAACTTTTCGATTCTTGTCAGTCCCTTAGGTGAAAAGTGATAGTccgatttgtatttatttaattaaaagtgAGACTGAGCATACGTTCGCAGGCTTTTAAGTCTCCTTTTTCTGGTACCTGTAGATGTCTATTTTCCCAGTTTTCTCTGACTTGGGAACCTTCTTGTGAACATGTCAGTAATTTGTGGGCTCCTCTTCGATCAAAACAGTAAGCCTTAGGCTGTCATATATTGcaaatgcttttctgtttttttctttcccagttcGACTTGACTTTGCCATTAGGGGCTGAAACATTTTAGTGGTCAAATCTcatccatcttttttcttttcagagatgtCTTCCTTCCcagattagaaaataatttgccCTTTTCCCCCCAAGTCtttcatagttctattttttaaaataatttagtctTTGCTCAGCCTGGATACCCTTGctttcctcctccagccccaacTGTGACTTCTTAGAGCTCCAGCGCCGCTACCGCAGCCTCCTGGTTCCCTCTGATCTCCTGGCTGTGTGTCTGAGCTGGCTGTCAGCCTTCCCTCTGAGCCAGCCCTTTTCCCTCCATCCTCCAAGCCGCATCCAGGTATCTTCTGAGAAGGAGCCAGCTCCAGATGCTGGTGCTGAACCCATCCCTGCAGACAGTGACCCCACTTATAGTTCTAAGGTGAGTAGACTGGCCTCCTGTCTTGTCCCATGGCGGGAGGAGAAAGCTCTCAAGTGTGTCCCTCACACCGCCCATGCACAGGTACTGCTGCTCTCGTCCCCGGGACTGGAGGAGTTCTATCGTTGTTGCATGCTCTTTGTGGATGACCTGGCTGAGCCGAGGGAGACACCAGAACACCCTCTAAAGCAGATTAAGGTGAGAGCTAGCATCCCTGAGGCAGGAGGCCGTCGTGGGTGGTGGATGGTCAGGCCCTGTCAGATTTGTAGCAGCTTGGCTCCTATTCACGAGCTCACAGAAACAGGGAGCCCTGAGCCGGAATATTGCTATTTCATCAGAAGGACAGCATGGCTCAGGATGTTCTTGTCAGAAAAAGTTACATGGCTGGTGCATGGGTAGAGAGATccagcctcccctgcctcccaccccactcctcaCCACATCCTGCTGCTTTCATTCCCCAGGGGTGGTAGCTGCCTCATGGGGAGAGAtccgttgttttgttttgttttttaaagattttatttatttgagagaatgagagagcaagcgagcacaagaggggagagggttagagggagaagcagacttcctgctgagtagggagcccgatgtgggacttgatcctgggactccaggatcatgacctgagctgaaggcagttgcttaaccaattgagccacccaggcaccccatgggtttttgttttttaatcttgcaTCCATTTTTGCAGTTTTTGCTGAGCcggaaagaagaagaagcagtgCTGGTTGGGGGTGAGTGGTCTCCCTCTCTGGATGGCCTCGACCCCAAGGGCGACCCGCAGGTGCTAGTCCGCACGGCCATCCGCTGTGCGCAAGCCCAGACTGGCATTGACTTGAGCGCCTGCACGAAGTGGTGAGTGGCTGCCCCAGGCTTGTCTGTGTGTGGTCTGTTGTATAGGCGAGACTTTAGGAGGCCGAGTTCCTGTGCCTTTCTGACCTGTGAGTGCTCTTCTCTTCTCCGGTCCTACCTCATCCCTCTCTCCAGCACTTGCAGATGGTTATCCCAATCATGAGCACGAGTAGGAATGTGTGTGGGTGTCAAGGGTCAGCGAACCCTCTAAAGCTCATCCCATGCGATCCCTCAGCCACGTTTAGTGGTCCTTCGTGCTAGGAGCACCCTGGATAGGCACTGTCTGCGTACTCACTGCGGCCCATTTGATGAACCATTTTCTGAGGACTTGGTCTCTTGCGTTCATATTTTCAAAGCTGCGCGTGcagtatgtgctcagtaaatgttgatgGAAACTGAAGCAACTGCTTGCGAAGGTTGTGGGTCAgtacttcctttttcctttcgcTGCGAGCAGGTGGCGCTTTGCGGAGTTTCAGTACCTGCAGCCGGGTCCCCCGAGGCGGCTCCAGACTGTGGTGGTGTACCTGCCTGACGTCTGGACCATCATGCCTACTTTGGAAGAGTGGGAGGCCCTGTGCCAGCAGAAAGCTGCAGAGGCAGCTGCCCCAACCCAAGAGGTGTCTGGGGTAAGGCTGAGCCCTGCGGACCAGTGGGCAGAGTAGGTGCCCTGACCTCCGGACCCAGGCGGTCACAGCTCTCGGCTTTTGTCACAGGACACAGAGCCTCTGGAGCAGATAGCTGACATATCAGAGCCAGTAGCCGACACCTCTAAACAGAACGCAGAGAATCCAGAGGCCACCGCGCAGCAGGAAGTGGACACCGATCTCCCAGAGGCGCCCCCACCTCCTCTAGAACCTGCCGTCATGGCACGCCCTGGCTGTGTCAACCTGTCCCTACATAGTATTGTGGAGGACCGGAGGCCAAAAGAAAGGATCTCCTTTGAAGTAGGTGTAGGAGTCTGGGGAGGCTGTGTGGGAGGGCATATGAGATGGCAGGGCTTGGAACATTACCTTCTTCCTGATGCTCACGGACTTGTGCTGCCTCTTCCCTAAGGTGATGGTGTTGGCTGAGCTGTTTCTGGAGATGCTGCAGAGGGATTTTGGGTATAGGATTTATAAGATGCTGCTGAGCCTTCCTGAAAAGGTGGTGGCCCCGCCTGAACCTGAGAAGGAGGAGGCGgccaaggaagaagaaacagtCAAGGAAGAGGCTGCCAAGGAGGCCAAGGATGAGGTACAGAGTGAGGGCACGGCTGCCGAGTCAGACGCCCCCCCGGTGAGTACCTCTGCTGCCCGCGCGAGAACTGGGGCTGCACGTGGGAGTGCCGTGTGGATGCGGGTGCTGCCGGGGGCCCCGTGGGTTTCCTCTCACTGCCTGCATGCACCTTGTCCCACCACTGCATGGCCACTTGGCTAGGAGCCGGTGTGTGGCTAGAGGTGTGCCCCACTAGAAGGACAGTGGGGCTGGAAGCGAGGCTGGCAGGCCACGGTGGCACCGAAGCCTCCACTAATTGTGCCGTGAGGACAGGTGTTTTGGCTACTCGATGGTTAAGTGGAAcgctgcattttctttttaaaggttttatttgtcagagagagagagagcacaaggacggggagcggcaggcaggaggagaagcaggtttcctgcttcctcctgagcagggagcccaaatgcaggactcagtcccggaaccctgggatcatgacctgaaccgaaggcagacacttaacaactgagccacccagccatcccataGAACACTGCATTTTCTTAACGCTTTACAAAAGCAGATGGGTCTATCTCTTGCCTAAATCCTGTCGAGTAAATTTAATTTCTGACAGGACTGAGATTGAGTCCTACAGagaatcccaggttcctgggaatTGCCTTAGTTCACTCTGAATCTCTTGTCACAGAATGCTGTAAACGAGACCGTGTAGACAGAACCCTTCTGGACACGGTCGGTGGGCAGATGTCAGCTCTTATCCTTGTTAgcagttccaggtaactgttcTCATCTCTTGCTTTGCTTCCAGAAGGAAGATGGGCTTTTGCCCAAACCtccatcttctgggggagaggaagaagagaaacccCGGGGTGAGGCATCCGAGGACCTCTGTGAGATGGCCCTCGACCCAGAGCTGCTCCTCCTGAGGGATGATGGCGAAGAGGAGTTCGGTATGTGCCTGCCTTGCGGAGCGGCCGCCCGGCTTTGCAGCTGGTGCTCGCCTGTCCCAGCTGTGCGTCTGGGCCcgagggtgagggtggggggcccCCCCTGCTCCACGCTTACCTCAGGCTTCCTGTAGCAGGAGCCAAGCTGGAGGATTCGGAGGTCCGGTCGGTTGCCTCAAACCAATCAGAGATGGAGTTCTCTTCTCTTCAGGACATGGTGAGACCTCTTTCCTGATCCCCCTGCCCCACTGACATACAGTGAAGCTAAGCAAGGcctgggactcagtcctgggagaCGGAGACTTTACCATAGAACTTCTGGCACCCTCTGACTGACAAAAGACAAAATGTGGTTCTTGGCTCATGGAGCAGGGCTCCCATGGGATCCAGGACACCTCCTTGTCTCCGCCCGGGTGCCTCTGAGTGAGGTACCCGATGTCGGTGCCCAAGCCACTCCTCCATGGGACAACCCCTGGTGCGGCAGAGGTTGCATGGAGGTCATACTGGTGGTCCTGTCTCCAGATGGAAGGGGCACCCGTTTGTGATCGTGTCCGCTCGTTTTTCGGAGGGCTACGTCCTGGGCGATTTCACCATTTTGAGGTCAGTCTGAAAATCTTTTTCGTCCTTGTCTCTTTTGCAGCCCAAGGAGCTGGACCCCTCTGCTGTGCTCCCTTTGGACTGTCTTCTTGCTTTTGTCTTCTTTGATGCCAACTGGTGTGGCTACTTGCACCGGCGAGACTTGGAGAGGATCCTGCTCACCCTTGGGCTCCGGCTCAGTGCAGAGCAGGTaccgcccccccatcccccaagtTCCTCTGAGCCAGCCTCCCCTGACAGCCGAGCGCGTTCTGGCCTGCTGCGGGGGGCTCGGGGTGCCGTCGGGCCACGGGCTCCTGCGCTCTTGTCAGGGGCTATCTTGGCTGTGGGTGTTCTCTAGGCCAAACAGCTGGTCAGCAGGGTGGTGACCCAGAACGTCTGCCAGTACCGGAGCCTTCAGTACAGCCGGCAGGAGGGTCCAGACGGCGGGCTGCCCGAGGAGGTGCTCTTGGGTGCGTCCTGCTGCCCTGTGCCTTCCAGggtggaggggcggggccggctgCTCTCTCTTCTGCAGAGCCGAGCCTTCACTCTTCTCGTGGCCCCTTCTAGGAAACTTGGACCTGCTGCCTCCTTCGGGGAAAAGCATGAAGGCGGCGGGTGCCACCCCCACGGAACACAAAGGCCTGGTGTCCCACAACGGCAGCCTGATCAATGTGGGGAACCTGCTGCAGCGTGCAGAGCAGCAGGACAGCGGACGGCTCTATCTGGAGAACAAGATTCACACACTGGAACTGAAGCTGGGTGAGTGGCCTACGGCCACAGGGACTCAGCCCAGAGGGGATTCGCAGATGCGTGTGTCTGGAGACCAGGAGGGGTCCCGCTGCTCACACTTCAGGCCTCTTGCCCTGGGCTGTGGTGCTTAACTTAGCAGCAGTCTGTCTGCCATTTCCCCCCACCAGAGGAGAGCCATAACCGGTTTTCGGCCACGGAGGTCACGAACAAGACACTGGCGGCAGAAATGCAGGAGCTCCGGGGCCGGCTGGCCGAGGCTGAGGAGACAGCCCGGACGGCTGAGCGCCAGAAGAACCAGCTGCAGCGACTGCTCCAGGAGTTCCGGAGGCGCCTGACCCCGCTGCAGCTGGAGATGCAGCGGATGGTTGAGAAGGTGAGCCTCCCTCGGGAGAGCTGGATGGCTGGGCGCCCTGTTGGGAGGCAGCCGGCCATGGTGTCCCACCCGGGTGCGTTGCTGCTGCAGCCTGGTCTCAGTGCGGAGTGTCGGTGGGCCTCCCCTTGGGCCCTTCCTCCTCGAGTCCTCTCTCATTCCAGGCGGACAGCTGGGTAGAGAAGGAGGAGCCAGCACCTAGCAACTGAGGGGCCTGGCGCAGGAGCTGCCCTCCCGGGAGGTCGGCGATGGAGCCTGCTGACATTAGAGCCCTTTTGGTTCCAGAAAGAAGCTGGAGCAGGACCTGGGAGCCATAGGCAGGGGTGGCTGACCCCTGTGCTCAGCCTCCATAGAGGAGCTCAGGCCATCAGGGTGGGGTCTGTGCTATGTGCGACGGATGCGTGGGGAACCCCGGTTCCACTTAACAACTAAATCCAACACCTTCTGCACCCCTCGAATGTCATTTTGCCCTCCACCTTGGGATTTCTCCTGGGGCCCTTTAGTCTTGTGCTTTCTCCTGTCCTCTTCCAGTTTAGAATAAGACAGGGGAGGGAAAGGCTTTTCAGATATGTCATTAAGGTCTGATGCCAATAAACTGAAGAAACAGCCATGGAATCTGGTCGGGGCTGAGCCCTCCCTCTGGATGGCACAGGTCCTGCTAGGTGCAGGAGCAGGTTCTTGGGGGAAGGGTCTCCCCTTGGCTGTCGCAGGAATGGAGTCCGTGCTAGTG of Mustela nigripes isolate SB6536 chromosome 1, MUSNIG.SB6536, whole genome shotgun sequence contains these proteins:
- the CCAR2 gene encoding cell cycle and apoptosis regulator protein 2 isoform X2, which gives rise to MSQFKRQRINPLPGGRNFSGAASTSLLGPPPGLLTPPVATDLSQNARHLQGGEKQRVFTGIVTSLHDYFGVVDEEVFFQLSVVKGRLPQLGEKVLVKAAYNPGQAVPWNAVKVQTLSNQPLLKSPAPPLLHVAALGQKQGILGAQPQLIFQPHRIPPLFPQKPLSLFQTSHTLHLSHLNRFPARGPHGRLDQGRSDDYDSKKRKQRAGGEPWGAKKPRHDLPPYRVHLTPYTVDSPNCDFLELQRRYRSLLVPSDLLAVCLSWLSAFPLSQPFSLHPPSRIQVSSEKEPAPDAGAEPIPADSDPTYSSKVLLLSSPGLEEFYRCCMLFVDDLAEPRETPEHPLKQIKFLLSRKEEEAVLVGGEWSPSLDGLDPKGDPQVLVRTAIRCAQAQTGIDLSACTKWWRFAEFQYLQPGPPRRLQTVVVYLPDVWTIMPTLEEWEALCQQKAAEAAAPTQEVSGDTEPLEQIADISEPVADTSKQNAENPEATAQQEVDTDLPEAPPPPLEPAVMARPGCVNLSLHSIVEDRRPKERISFEVMVLAELFLEMLQRDFGYRIYKMLLSLPEKVVAPPEPEKEEAAKEEETVKEEAAKEAKDEVQSEGTAAESDAPPKEDGLLPKPPSSGGEEEEKPRGEASEDLCEMALDPELLLLRDDGEEEFGAKLEDSEVRSVASNQSEMEFSSLQDMPKELDPSAVLPLDCLLAFVFFDANWCGYLHRRDLERILLTLGLRLSAEQAKQLVSRVVTQNVCQYRSLQYSRQEGPDGGLPEEVLLGNLDLLPPSGKSMKAAGATPTEHKGLVSHNGSLINVGNLLQRAEQQDSGRLYLENKIHTLELKLEESHNRFSATEVTNKTLAAEMQELRGRLAEAEETARTAERQKNQLQRLLQEFRRRLTPLQLEMQRMVEKADSWVEKEEPAPSN
- the CCAR2 gene encoding cell cycle and apoptosis regulator protein 2 isoform X1; the protein is MSQFKRQRINPLPGGRNFSGAASTSLLGPPPGLLTPPVATDLSQNARHLQGGEKQRVFTGIVTSLHDYFGVVDEEVFFQLSVVKGRLPQLGEKVLVKAAYNPGQAVPWNAVKVQTLSNQPLLKSPAPPLLHVAALGQKQGILGAQPQLIFQPHRIPPLFPQKPLSLFQTSHTLHLSHLNRFPARGPHGRLDQGRSDDYDSKKRKQRAGGEPWGAKKPRHDLPPYRVHLTPYTVDSPNCDFLELQRRYRSLLVPSDLLAVCLSWLSAFPLSQPFSLHPPSRIQVSSEKEPAPDAGAEPIPADSDPTYSSKVLLLSSPGLEEFYRCCMLFVDDLAEPRETPEHPLKQIKFLLSRKEEEAVLVGGEWSPSLDGLDPKGDPQVLVRTAIRCAQAQTGIDLSACTKWWRFAEFQYLQPGPPRRLQTVVVYLPDVWTIMPTLEEWEALCQQKAAEAAAPTQEVSGDTEPLEQIADISEPVADTSKQNAENPEATAQQEVDTDLPEAPPPPLEPAVMARPGCVNLSLHSIVEDRRPKERISFEVMVLAELFLEMLQRDFGYRIYKMLLSLPEKVVAPPEPEKEEAAKEEETVKEEAAKEAKDEVQSEGTAAESDAPPKEDGLLPKPPSSGGEEEEKPRGEASEDLCEMALDPELLLLRDDGEEEFAGAKLEDSEVRSVASNQSEMEFSSLQDMPKELDPSAVLPLDCLLAFVFFDANWCGYLHRRDLERILLTLGLRLSAEQAKQLVSRVVTQNVCQYRSLQYSRQEGPDGGLPEEVLLGNLDLLPPSGKSMKAAGATPTEHKGLVSHNGSLINVGNLLQRAEQQDSGRLYLENKIHTLELKLEESHNRFSATEVTNKTLAAEMQELRGRLAEAEETARTAERQKNQLQRLLQEFRRRLTPLQLEMQRMVEKADSWVEKEEPAPSN